From Micrococcus porci, one genomic window encodes:
- a CDS encoding dienelactone hydrolase family protein, with protein MIRPTPHYPVPMAQIILFHHARGLTEGVLALAEQIEQASGHHVHTPDLFGGAVLPTVEDGLAHLQQIGQDEVMTRAMHACAEHKEASVVAGISMGVMPAWKAAQTAPGFRACIAMSSALPLDAYARLWQPHTSLQIHLAAQDPWVKDEDLPLARTYAATAEHPDRPADLFEYETASHLFMDSSTDQYDARHTEVMVERIRELLA; from the coding sequence GTGATCCGGCCCACGCCGCACTACCCTGTCCCCATGGCGCAGATCATCCTCTTCCACCACGCCCGCGGCCTCACCGAGGGCGTGCTCGCCCTCGCCGAGCAGATCGAGCAGGCCTCCGGCCACCACGTGCACACCCCCGACCTCTTCGGCGGCGCCGTGCTCCCCACCGTGGAGGACGGACTCGCCCACCTCCAGCAGATCGGCCAGGACGAGGTCATGACTCGGGCCATGCACGCCTGCGCCGAGCACAAGGAGGCGTCCGTCGTCGCCGGGATCAGCATGGGCGTCATGCCGGCCTGGAAGGCCGCACAGACCGCCCCCGGCTTCCGCGCCTGCATCGCCATGTCCAGCGCCCTGCCGCTGGACGCCTACGCCCGCCTCTGGCAGCCCCACACCTCCCTGCAGATCCACCTCGCCGCCCAGGACCCCTGGGTGAAGGACGAGGACCTCCCCCTGGCCCGCACCTACGCCGCCACCGCCGAGCACCCCGACCGGCCCGCCGACCTCTTCGAGTACGAGACCGCCTCGCACCTGTTCATGGACTCCTCCACGGACCAGTACGACGCCCGGCACACCGAGGTCATGGTCGAGCGCATCCGCGAGCTGCTCGCCTGA
- a CDS encoding pilus assembly protein TadG-related protein: protein MTRRHRSRPQRRPDRRHGAHERGEITVLTLGLSAIVVGLLLVVLSATLVLIQARKVQSLADGAALAGAEQLAFQLDADPRVVLEPGSVQASVNEHLDAVGARESVPGLESVSAQVAGDGATVVVRARAKVTLVPSGAGWLADLIPASVPVSAEGSSRTVLTR from the coding sequence ATGACGCGCCGCCATCGCAGCCGCCCCCAGCGCCGCCCCGACCGACGCCACGGTGCCCACGAGCGCGGCGAGATCACCGTCCTGACGCTCGGCCTGAGCGCGATCGTGGTGGGGCTCCTGCTCGTGGTCCTCTCCGCCACGCTCGTGCTCATCCAGGCCCGCAAGGTCCAGTCCCTGGCGGACGGGGCGGCCCTCGCCGGGGCAGAGCAGCTCGCCTTCCAGCTCGACGCCGACCCACGGGTGGTCCTTGAGCCCGGCTCCGTCCAGGCCTCCGTCAACGAGCACCTCGACGCGGTCGGCGCACGCGAGTCCGTCCCCGGTCTGGAGTCCGTCTCGGCCCAGGTCGCCGGTGACGGCGCCACCGTCGTCGTCCGGGCCCGGGCGAAGGTGACCCTGGTGCCGTCCGGCGCCGGCTGGCTGGCCGACCTGATCCCGGCCTCCGTCCCCGTCAGCGCCGAAGGCAGCTCCCGCACCGTCCTCACCCGCTGA
- a CDS encoding CpaF family protein has protein sequence MDAVRMLEDELRELVRRRGVDPRVEGHRIRTMIAEATLDYESRSLVSSLPPLEDPEAARQELFDRIAGLGPLQRLMDDPTVEEIWLNAPDQVYCARAGRSELTGIVLSEEQVRDLVELMLKSSGRRLDLSMPFVDASLPDGSRLHVAIPDITRRHWAVNIRKFISRAHRLDDLVRSESLTTPAARFLDAAVDAGMNILVSGATQAGKTTMLNCLSASIGARERVITVEEIFELQIPVRDVVGLQCRQPNLEGTGEIPLRRLVKEALRMRPDRLIVGEVREAEALDMLVALNSGLAGMCTIHANSASDALTKLCTLPLLAGENISRNFVVPTVATCIDVVVHCERDREGRRRVREILTVGSRVEGGVIETSTLFRRDAHGDLVLNPSADLEFEAFARRGLDPRDLVEVR, from the coding sequence ATGGATGCCGTGCGCATGCTGGAGGACGAGCTCCGGGAGCTGGTCCGCCGCAGAGGGGTCGATCCCCGTGTGGAGGGACATCGGATCCGCACCATGATCGCGGAGGCCACCCTCGACTACGAGTCGCGCTCCCTGGTCAGCTCCCTCCCGCCCCTGGAGGATCCCGAGGCGGCCCGGCAGGAGCTCTTCGACCGGATCGCAGGCCTCGGGCCCTTGCAGCGGCTCATGGACGACCCGACCGTGGAGGAGATCTGGCTCAACGCCCCGGACCAGGTCTACTGCGCCCGCGCCGGGCGGTCCGAGCTGACCGGGATCGTGCTGTCCGAGGAACAGGTGCGCGACCTCGTCGAGCTCATGCTGAAGTCCTCGGGCCGCCGACTGGATCTGTCCATGCCGTTCGTGGACGCCTCGCTGCCGGACGGCTCCCGCCTCCACGTGGCGATCCCCGACATCACCCGGCGCCACTGGGCCGTGAACATCCGCAAGTTCATCAGCCGGGCACACCGGCTCGACGACCTGGTCCGCTCCGAGTCGCTGACGACGCCGGCCGCCCGCTTCCTCGACGCCGCGGTGGACGCGGGCATGAACATCCTGGTCTCCGGCGCCACCCAGGCGGGGAAGACCACCATGCTGAACTGCCTGTCCGCCTCGATCGGGGCGCGTGAGCGGGTCATCACGGTGGAGGAGATCTTCGAGCTGCAGATCCCCGTGCGCGACGTCGTCGGGCTCCAGTGCCGCCAGCCGAACCTCGAGGGCACCGGTGAGATCCCGCTGCGCCGGCTGGTGAAGGAGGCCCTGCGGATGCGCCCGGACCGCCTGATCGTGGGGGAGGTCCGCGAGGCGGAGGCGCTGGACATGCTCGTGGCCCTGAACTCGGGTCTGGCGGGCATGTGCACCATCCACGCCAACTCCGCGTCCGACGCGCTCACGAAGCTGTGCACGCTGCCCCTGCTGGCGGGGGAGAACATCTCGCGGAACTTCGTGGTGCCCACGGTCGCCACCTGCATCGACGTCGTCGTCCACTGCGAGCGGGACCGGGAGGGTCGCCGGCGGGTCCGGGAGATCCTGACCGTGGGCTCCCGTGTGGAGGGCGGCGTCATCGAGACCTCCACGCTGTTCCGCCGCGACGCGCACGGGGACCTCGTGCTGAACCCCTCGGCGGACCTGGAGTTCGAGGCGTTCGCCCGCCGCGGGCTCGATCCGCGCGATCTCGTGGAGGTGCGCTGA
- a CDS encoding type II secretion system F family protein produces the protein MGAVLGLGLGAGLFLMWWSLWSEPVVSAEEPRGPGRLAELIARSGIERLTPAGVVGAMAAGCVVAALIVLAVTRTWTIAACFGLFGAALPWALLTWQATRRTRALRDLWPDAVDHVRSAVRAGLTLPEALTQLGETGPEGLRAPFREFARDYRSGARFLDALERLKTRMADPVADRLVASLRLTREVGGADIGLLLQSLSEFLRQDARTRAELEARQSWTVNAARLAVCAPWIVLLLLGTQPLAVTAYQSVAGGALLLAGLVVSALCYRIMLRIGALPQEKRVFA, from the coding sequence ATGGGCGCCGTTCTCGGGCTCGGACTCGGAGCCGGACTCTTCCTCATGTGGTGGTCTCTGTGGTCCGAGCCCGTCGTCTCCGCGGAGGAGCCTCGCGGCCCGGGCCGGCTGGCCGAGCTCATCGCCCGGTCGGGCATCGAGCGGCTGACCCCCGCCGGCGTCGTGGGGGCGATGGCCGCGGGGTGCGTGGTCGCCGCTCTCATCGTCCTGGCGGTCACGCGGACCTGGACCATCGCCGCCTGCTTCGGCCTGTTCGGGGCGGCCCTGCCCTGGGCACTTCTGACCTGGCAGGCGACTCGCCGCACCAGGGCGCTGCGCGACCTCTGGCCGGACGCGGTGGACCATGTCCGCTCCGCCGTCCGGGCGGGGCTGACGCTGCCCGAGGCCCTCACACAGCTCGGCGAGACGGGGCCGGAGGGCCTACGGGCGCCGTTCCGCGAGTTCGCCCGTGACTACCGGTCCGGAGCACGCTTCCTGGACGCCCTGGAACGGCTGAAGACGCGCATGGCGGATCCCGTGGCGGACCGGCTCGTCGCCTCGCTGCGCCTGACCCGGGAGGTCGGCGGCGCGGACATCGGACTGCTCCTGCAGTCGCTCTCCGAGTTCCTCCGTCAGGACGCCCGTACCCGGGCGGAGCTCGAGGCGCGGCAGTCGTGGACCGTCAACGCCGCCCGCCTGGCCGTCTGCGCCCCCTGGATCGTCCTGCTCCTGCTCGGCACCCAGCCGCTGGCCGTGACCGCCTACCAGAGCGTCGCCGGCGGCGCGCTGCTCCTGGCCGGACTCGTGGTGTCGGCGCTGTGCTACCGGATCATGCTCCGGATCGGTGCGCTTCCGCAGGAGAAGAGGGTGTTCGCATGA
- a CDS encoding SAM-dependent methyltransferase, translating to MSDQHSPGHEHRHGGAAPQIDPGMDPREFWENRYGGEQVWSGKVNATTAALVAGLDLPDGPGRALDLGCGEGGDVVHLAEAGWHATGVDISEAAVARGREAAAARGVAERTRFLAADLTDTSADWGARDDGAAGYDLVTGSFFQSPVALDRARILRHAASLVAPGGHVVLVSHAAPPSWAPPEVAARGDFPTPAGDLEALGIMTEGDEDWEVLVAEVRGRESTGPNGEAGHLDDGVVVVRRQR from the coding sequence ATGAGCGATCAGCACTCCCCCGGCCACGAGCATCGCCACGGCGGGGCGGCCCCGCAGATCGACCCGGGCATGGATCCGCGCGAGTTCTGGGAGAACCGGTACGGCGGGGAGCAGGTGTGGTCGGGGAAGGTGAACGCGACCACGGCTGCGCTGGTGGCCGGCCTGGACCTGCCGGACGGCCCCGGCCGCGCCCTGGACCTCGGCTGCGGCGAGGGCGGCGACGTGGTGCACCTGGCCGAGGCCGGCTGGCACGCCACGGGCGTGGACATCTCCGAGGCGGCGGTGGCCCGCGGCCGGGAGGCGGCCGCGGCGCGCGGCGTGGCCGAGCGGACGCGGTTCCTGGCAGCCGACCTCACGGACACCTCCGCGGACTGGGGCGCCCGTGACGACGGCGCCGCCGGCTACGACCTGGTCACCGGCTCCTTCTTCCAGTCCCCCGTGGCCCTGGACCGCGCGCGGATCCTGCGGCACGCCGCGTCCCTGGTGGCGCCGGGCGGGCACGTCGTGCTCGTCTCCCACGCGGCGCCGCCGAGCTGGGCTCCGCCTGAGGTGGCCGCACGTGGGGACTTCCCCACCCCCGCCGGAGACCTGGAGGCCCTGGGCATCATGACCGAGGGGGACGAGGACTGGGAGGTCCTCGTGGCCGAGGTGCGCGGCCGCGAGTCGACCGGTCCGAACGGCGAGGCCGGGCACCTGGACGACGGCGTCGTCGTCGTGCGCCGACAGCGTTGA
- a CDS encoding TadE/TadG family type IV pilus assembly protein, producing MEPAARPAVQGRPGPDRRAGDRGSVVAENAMVTALLVLLFAAVLQVGIIVHVRNVMIDAASAGARYGALADRDPAEGAARARDVLSASVPGQSGAQVRSEPTTVGGVPVVRVTITSSLPGLGFLPGPVPIEVHGHAFRY from the coding sequence ATGGAACCCGCAGCCCGCCCGGCGGTCCAGGGCCGACCGGGCCCCGACCGCCGGGCGGGCGACCGCGGCTCCGTCGTGGCGGAGAACGCCATGGTCACCGCCCTGCTCGTCCTGTTGTTCGCCGCCGTCCTCCAGGTCGGCATCATCGTGCACGTCCGCAACGTGATGATCGACGCCGCCTCCGCCGGCGCCCGCTACGGGGCGCTCGCGGACCGTGACCCCGCGGAGGGCGCGGCGCGGGCGCGCGACGTCCTCTCCGCCTCCGTCCCCGGCCAGTCCGGCGCCCAGGTGCGGTCGGAGCCCACCACCGTGGGCGGGGTGCCGGTGGTCCGGGTGACCATCACCAGCAGTCTGCCCGGGCTGGGGTTCCTGCCCGGTCCCGTCCCCATCGAGGTGCACGGCCATGCCTTCCGCTACTGA
- a CDS encoding FtsK/SpoIIIE domain-containing protein: MTWRVRVLGLPVEQDWAVSELPLDVDGQDRVVAEHFAPLRVERARGGGTTLTYVAHPSGTPPVPAAGSGPELAVGTSAGPDAGRLVPLTAAGLTVGRGRSRMLLDDPQCPSRPVRLALGPSGVSVDDGRTRRTWDGLDGLPIGDSILRLVRGRQRPLPPALTPPPAQIDLGAAPAEQSLLVSLAMAVGPVLIGLVLAVTTRSPLFLLFGIVSLLGVGVLLGVQRRTRRRHADLLRERALDVVRRRVAAVSGPADVSAACRAKAEDRFGLVSARPGDGPALLWGRARGSVAFTRGDVADHWRSAACVDQPVLGVAAADRGTVLCGTGRPAQAAARWTLFQLLRHAVATGSSLVVRSPDGARVWWPAVPGAPTIALELEDTAPLAGAWEVWTASLGAEMSETRRHGCADEVLVRCTGTPPADLDADVVDLDARQATLPGQGLELTDLTPLGISADTLQWWLAELADDVAHLGLGGPPASAPPLRRPHDVGAHRAVRNLAVPLTSSSAGDAAPMVLDLAADGPHALIAGTTGSGKSDLLLSVLVGLAARHAPAEVSFVLLDFKGGASFGPLRRLPHTMSVETNHVGAASLRALQAIGAELRRREALFAEARVADYPAFRAAHPDTALPRLVVAVDELRVLVDEHPDANAVLQRLAATGRSLGFHLLLATQRPGGAVSADVRSNLGTTIALRTATEQESWDLVGSAAASRIDPAAPGTALLARGTGAPVPFRASPWSAGPVRPRWTPWGVPVASAASGTDWPSVVEDLVQACRDRDLPIPEPVVSPPLPGSFAPDRSRRRSADVLALVDDAARARHVPWRWPLGAQGNGAWIVEPAGGRALVLAAVLEAAGRTSPAVLILDGSGECAAALPTVADALPDLADVTLLTPEAQPADVGEQVCGAVADLAAVGGTLVITGWQSWAGVRVGETYRTLDEELHRLLGTQAARGLRVAAVGGRELVTARIAPHLPHRFYVPAGTTPDHRLVWPPKLVEVEQLPGRAVHVHPGGPTVGVPAQLAFPAHSAAGAGTDSDDQQ; encoded by the coding sequence ATGACCTGGCGCGTGCGCGTCCTCGGCCTGCCCGTCGAGCAGGACTGGGCCGTCTCGGAGCTCCCCCTCGACGTGGACGGGCAGGACCGCGTCGTCGCCGAGCACTTCGCGCCGCTGCGGGTCGAGCGCGCCCGTGGCGGCGGAACGACCCTCACCTACGTCGCGCATCCCTCGGGGACGCCCCCCGTCCCGGCAGCGGGCTCGGGACCCGAGCTGGCGGTCGGCACTTCCGCCGGCCCCGACGCCGGCCGGCTGGTGCCGCTGACGGCGGCAGGCCTCACGGTGGGACGCGGACGCAGTCGGATGCTCCTGGACGACCCGCAGTGCCCCTCGCGGCCGGTCCGCCTCGCCCTCGGCCCGTCCGGGGTGAGCGTCGACGACGGGCGCACGCGTCGGACGTGGGACGGCCTCGACGGACTGCCGATCGGCGACTCCATCCTGCGTCTCGTGCGCGGCCGACAGCGTCCTCTCCCGCCGGCGCTCACCCCGCCGCCGGCGCAGATCGACCTCGGGGCCGCACCTGCCGAGCAGTCGCTGCTCGTGTCCCTGGCGATGGCCGTGGGCCCCGTGCTGATCGGGCTGGTCCTCGCCGTCACCACCCGCAGCCCCCTGTTCCTGCTGTTCGGGATCGTCTCCCTCCTGGGGGTCGGCGTGCTGCTCGGCGTGCAGCGGCGGACCCGACGACGCCACGCTGATCTCCTCCGCGAACGGGCCCTGGACGTGGTGCGTCGCCGGGTGGCAGCCGTGTCCGGGCCCGCCGACGTCTCGGCCGCGTGCCGCGCGAAGGCGGAGGACCGCTTCGGGCTGGTGAGCGCCCGGCCGGGGGACGGCCCCGCCCTCCTCTGGGGGCGGGCCCGCGGATCCGTCGCCTTCACCCGCGGTGACGTCGCCGACCACTGGCGCAGCGCGGCGTGCGTGGACCAGCCGGTCCTGGGGGTCGCGGCCGCGGACCGCGGCACGGTCCTCTGCGGCACTGGCCGGCCCGCGCAGGCGGCCGCCCGCTGGACGCTGTTCCAGCTCCTGCGGCACGCGGTGGCGACGGGGTCCTCCCTCGTGGTGCGGAGCCCGGACGGCGCCCGTGTGTGGTGGCCGGCCGTGCCGGGCGCGCCCACGATCGCCCTCGAGCTCGAGGACACCGCACCCCTGGCCGGGGCCTGGGAGGTGTGGACGGCCTCCCTCGGCGCGGAGATGTCGGAGACGCGGCGGCACGGCTGCGCGGACGAGGTGCTCGTCCGCTGCACCGGCACGCCCCCGGCGGACCTGGACGCGGACGTGGTGGACCTGGATGCGCGCCAGGCGACGCTTCCGGGGCAGGGCCTGGAGCTGACGGACCTCACGCCCCTGGGGATCAGTGCAGACACCCTGCAGTGGTGGCTGGCGGAGCTGGCCGACGACGTCGCGCATCTCGGGCTGGGCGGACCCCCGGCCTCGGCACCTCCGCTCCGCCGGCCACACGACGTCGGCGCGCACCGGGCCGTCCGCAACCTCGCCGTCCCCCTGACGTCCTCCTCCGCGGGCGACGCCGCCCCGATGGTCCTCGACCTGGCGGCGGACGGTCCCCATGCGCTCATCGCGGGGACCACGGGGTCGGGCAAGTCCGATCTGCTCCTGTCGGTCCTCGTCGGACTGGCGGCCCGCCACGCGCCCGCCGAGGTCTCCTTCGTCCTGCTCGACTTCAAGGGCGGCGCGTCCTTCGGACCCCTGCGTCGCCTGCCGCACACCATGAGCGTGGAGACGAACCACGTGGGCGCCGCCTCCCTGCGCGCCCTGCAGGCGATCGGCGCCGAGCTCCGCCGCCGCGAGGCCCTCTTCGCCGAGGCACGGGTCGCGGACTACCCCGCCTTCCGTGCGGCGCACCCGGACACCGCGCTGCCCCGCCTCGTCGTGGCCGTGGACGAGCTGCGCGTGCTCGTGGACGAACATCCGGACGCGAACGCCGTGCTGCAGCGGCTGGCGGCCACCGGTCGGTCCCTGGGGTTCCACCTGCTGCTGGCCACCCAGCGCCCCGGTGGCGCGGTCTCTGCCGACGTCCGGTCCAACCTGGGCACCACCATCGCCCTGCGGACGGCCACCGAGCAGGAGTCGTGGGACCTGGTCGGCTCCGCCGCTGCCTCCCGGATCGACCCGGCGGCACCGGGGACGGCGCTGCTGGCGCGGGGAACCGGCGCCCCCGTCCCCTTCCGCGCCTCACCCTGGTCCGCGGGTCCCGTCCGCCCCCGGTGGACCCCCTGGGGTGTGCCGGTCGCGTCCGCGGCCTCGGGCACCGACTGGCCGTCCGTCGTGGAGGACCTCGTCCAGGCCTGCCGCGACCGTGACCTCCCGATCCCGGAACCGGTGGTCTCCCCTCCCCTGCCCGGGTCCTTCGCACCGGACCGCTCCCGGCGCCGGTCTGCGGACGTGCTCGCGCTGGTCGACGACGCCGCCCGGGCCCGGCACGTGCCGTGGCGGTGGCCCCTGGGGGCCCAGGGAAACGGCGCCTGGATCGTGGAGCCGGCCGGCGGCCGAGCCCTGGTCCTCGCCGCCGTCCTGGAGGCCGCCGGGCGCACGTCCCCGGCCGTCCTGATCCTGGACGGGAGCGGCGAATGCGCCGCGGCCCTGCCGACCGTGGCGGACGCCCTGCCGGACCTCGCCGACGTCACGCTCCTGACACCGGAGGCCCAGCCGGCGGACGTGGGGGAACAGGTGTGCGGCGCCGTCGCCGACCTCGCCGCGGTGGGCGGCACCCTGGTCATCACCGGCTGGCAGTCCTGGGCGGGGGTGCGCGTGGGCGAGACCTACCGCACCCTCGACGAGGAGCTCCACCGGCTCCTCGGCACGCAGGCGGCCCGCGGGCTCCGGGTGGCCGCCGTCGGAGGTCGGGAGCTGGTCACCGCGCGCATCGCCCCGCACCTGCCCCACCGCTTCTACGTGCCCGCCGGCACCACCCCCGACCATCGACTCGTGTGGCCGCCCAAGCTGGTCGAGGTGGAGCAGCTCCCCGGGCGCGCGGTCCACGTGCACCCGGGCGGCCCGACCGTCGGCGTCCCTGCCCAGCTCGCCTTCCCCGCGCACTCCGCCGCCGGTGCAGGGACCGACTCCGACGACCAGCAGTGA
- a CDS encoding 3-hydroxyacyl-CoA dehydrogenase, with the protein MTTIQKVTVFGTGVLGSQIIMQAAYHGKDVTAYDVDDKALAQLPARWEWMRGYYQRDLPDFDAERFDKAVSSIRTTTDVADAVTDADVVIESIPENLELKKSVWAKIGEAVPERTVLLTNTSSLLPSSFADSTGHPERFLALHFANLVWKNNTGEVMATAKTAPEHFDAVLAFAGEIGLVPVPVRKEVPGYVLNSLLIPWLDAGAKLYQGGVSDPEDIDNVWKIATGAPKGPFEVYDVVGFNVAYNISRVSADPLKKAFAEETLKKGIDAGTTGLGVGEGFYRYDKDGNNLGAVESWKQENRG; encoded by the coding sequence GTGACGACGATTCAGAAGGTGACCGTGTTCGGCACCGGCGTGCTCGGCTCGCAGATCATCATGCAGGCCGCCTACCACGGCAAGGACGTCACCGCGTACGACGTCGACGACAAGGCGCTGGCCCAGCTGCCGGCCCGCTGGGAGTGGATGCGCGGGTACTACCAGCGCGACCTGCCCGACTTCGACGCGGAGCGCTTCGACAAGGCGGTCTCCTCGATCCGCACGACCACGGACGTCGCGGACGCGGTGACGGACGCGGACGTGGTGATCGAGTCGATCCCGGAGAACCTCGAGCTGAAGAAGTCCGTGTGGGCGAAGATCGGCGAGGCCGTGCCGGAGCGCACCGTGCTGCTGACCAACACCTCCTCCCTGCTGCCGAGCTCCTTCGCGGACTCCACGGGCCACCCGGAGCGGTTCCTGGCGCTGCACTTCGCGAACCTGGTGTGGAAGAACAACACCGGTGAGGTCATGGCCACGGCGAAGACCGCGCCGGAGCACTTCGACGCGGTCCTCGCGTTCGCCGGCGAGATCGGCCTGGTCCCGGTGCCGGTGCGGAAGGAGGTCCCGGGCTATGTGCTGAACTCGCTGCTGATCCCGTGGCTGGACGCGGGCGCGAAGCTGTACCAGGGCGGGGTGTCCGACCCGGAGGACATCGACAACGTCTGGAAGATCGCGACGGGCGCCCCGAAGGGCCCGTTCGAGGTGTACGACGTCGTGGGCTTCAACGTGGCCTACAACATCTCCCGCGTCTCGGCCGATCCGCTGAAGAAGGCGTTCGCGGAGGAGACCCTGAAGAAGGGCATCGACGCCGGGACCACCGGCCTCGGCGTGGGCGAGGGCTTCTACCGCTACGACAAGGACGGCAACAACCTGGGCGCCGTCGAGTCCTGGAAGCAGGAGAACCGCGGCTGA
- a CDS encoding type II secretion system F family protein, protein MSGGLLWGIALGLVMAAGVWLIVTAQPWGWRPSLEERIEPQLRHHVPASRLLADGRATSTPWGTWGRLLGPSLAGATRGLQRLSPAGESLTLKLQAAGSELSVMDFRAQQVLCAVIATAAGTVLSVLLTLAGAVPVVSGVALVVAAGLSGYVLRDQMLTWAVARRRTAILTEFPSVAELFALSVGAGESATGAMERIVRSARGEMAGEFDRTLADVRAGASLSSALKAMGRRVQLEPVERFIGGILIALDRGTPLADVLRAQAQDVRELGRRELMESAGRKEIQMMVPLVFGILPLTVVFAIFPGLALLRLSF, encoded by the coding sequence ATGAGCGGCGGCCTGCTGTGGGGGATCGCGCTCGGGCTGGTCATGGCGGCCGGCGTCTGGCTGATCGTCACGGCCCAGCCGTGGGGGTGGCGTCCCTCCCTGGAGGAGCGCATCGAGCCGCAGCTGCGCCATCATGTGCCCGCGTCACGGCTGCTGGCCGACGGACGGGCGACGTCGACCCCCTGGGGGACGTGGGGCAGGCTCCTGGGCCCCTCCCTGGCGGGGGCGACGCGCGGGCTCCAGCGGCTGAGCCCCGCGGGGGAGAGCCTCACGCTGAAGCTGCAGGCCGCCGGCTCCGAGCTCTCCGTCATGGACTTCCGCGCCCAGCAGGTCCTGTGCGCGGTCATCGCGACCGCGGCCGGCACGGTCCTCTCCGTCCTGCTCACGCTGGCGGGGGCGGTCCCGGTCGTCTCCGGCGTCGCCCTGGTCGTCGCCGCGGGGCTGTCCGGCTACGTGCTGCGGGACCAGATGCTCACCTGGGCGGTCGCGCGTCGCAGGACGGCGATCCTCACCGAGTTCCCCTCCGTGGCCGAGTTGTTCGCGCTGTCCGTCGGCGCCGGGGAGAGCGCCACCGGCGCCATGGAGCGCATCGTGCGCTCCGCCCGCGGCGAGATGGCGGGGGAGTTCGACCGCACCCTGGCCGACGTGCGCGCGGGCGCGTCGTTGTCCTCCGCCCTGAAGGCCATGGGCCGGCGGGTGCAGCTGGAACCGGTGGAGCGGTTCATCGGCGGCATCCTGATCGCCCTGGACCGGGGCACCCCGCTGGCGGACGTGCTGCGCGCACAGGCCCAGGACGTGCGCGAGCTCGGCCGCCGCGAGCTCATGGAGTCCGCGGGACGCAAGGAGATCCAGATGATGGTCCCGCTCGTGTTCGGGATCCTGCCCCTCACGGTGGTGTTCGCGATCTTCCCCGGCCTCGCACTCCTGCGCCTGAGCTTCTGA
- a CDS encoding alpha/beta fold hydrolase, with protein MSQPAPHLVRRGSGAPLVLVHGMGVDHRLLLPLDAALEAAGGWERVYVDLPGFGGTPALPAPGGLPELADWLDGVVGEIAGEDRFALLGNSLGGLLVREVLARRPGQVAGLAMIAPVVDPDPERRDVPERVVLEQDEALLAELDGDDAAPFVEMAVIQTRPVWEGFREHVLPGVLAVDEDAVDRLEDRYALDGPLPEERFGEFDRPTLIVTGRQDDKVGWRDQLALAEHFPRLTLAMLDRTGHNAHLDQEAAVGAMVRNWAEDAAREL; from the coding sequence ATGTCACAGCCCGCCCCTCACCTCGTGCGCCGCGGCTCCGGCGCCCCGCTGGTCCTCGTCCACGGCATGGGCGTGGACCACCGCCTCCTCCTCCCCCTCGACGCCGCCCTGGAGGCCGCCGGCGGCTGGGAGCGCGTCTACGTGGACCTGCCCGGCTTCGGCGGCACCCCCGCCCTGCCCGCCCCCGGCGGACTGCCGGAGCTGGCGGACTGGCTGGACGGCGTCGTCGGGGAGATCGCGGGCGAGGACCGGTTCGCGCTGCTGGGCAACTCCCTGGGCGGGCTGCTGGTGCGCGAGGTGCTGGCGCGCCGCCCCGGGCAGGTCGCGGGCCTGGCGATGATCGCCCCCGTGGTGGACCCGGACCCGGAGCGCCGGGACGTGCCCGAGCGCGTGGTCCTGGAGCAGGACGAGGCCCTGCTCGCCGAGCTGGACGGGGACGACGCCGCGCCGTTCGTCGAGATGGCCGTGATCCAGACGCGGCCGGTGTGGGAGGGCTTCCGCGAGCACGTGCTGCCCGGCGTGCTCGCGGTGGACGAGGACGCGGTGGACCGGCTCGAGGACCGCTACGCCCTCGACGGCCCGCTGCCGGAGGAGCGGTTCGGCGAGTTCGACCGCCCCACGCTGATCGTCACCGGCCGCCAGGACGACAAGGTGGGATGGAGGGACCAGCTCGCCCTGGCCGAGCACTTCCCGCGCCTGACCCTGGCCATGCTGGACCGCACCGGCCACAACGCGCACCTGGACCAGGAGGCCGCCGTCGGCGCGATGGTGCGGAACTGGGCGGAGGACGCCGCGCGGGAGCTGTGA